The Streptomyces sp. NBC_01142 genomic interval TGCGGCCGGTCCAGTCCCAGATGCGTGTCGTCGAAGACGGTCCAGATCACCGGGATGGAGGCGGTCCGGCATTCCTCGACAAGTCGACCCAGTCTGGGGGCCATCCGGGTCGCCGCCGGCACCCAGTACGGACTCCAGCCGGGGCGGACGAATTCGTCCTGCATGTCGATGACCAGCAGCGCACAGTGCTCGGGCCGGATGTCGAACGATGCCCGGCCGTGCTCGTAGGCCTCACGGGCCCGCGAAGCCACCCACTCCTCGGTATACGCCATTCTCGTCATACCTCGATTCGATGTACCTCGTTTCGATATGGGAGAGTAGCACCATGCTGGAACTGGCGATCCTGGGATTCCTGGCCGACGGGCCGCTGCACGGATATCAACTGCGCCGACAGGTCACGCACTTGTCGGGGCACACCCGACCGGTCAGCGACGGCAGCCTCTATCCGGCGATCAACCGTCTGGTGAAGGCCGGACTGCTGGACCGGCGGACCGAGCCGGGCGCCGCGGCCGCCCAGCGGCACACCCTGAGGCTGACCGAAGCCGGCCGCGCCGAGCTGCTGCGCCGCCTGCGGGAGCCCGACGACCTGGACGTCAGCGACAGCACGCGGTACTTCACGATCCTGGCGTTCCTCTCGCTTCTTCCCGACACCGCCGACCAGCACGCGGTGCTGCGGCGGCGGCTGGAATTCCTGGAACAGCCGGCGAGCTTCTTCCACGACGGCGACGGTCCAGTGCGCGCCGAGGACGCCGGCGACCCGTACCGTCGCGGCATGCTTCTCATCGCCCGCGCCACCAGCCAGGCGGAACGGACGTGGCTGCGCGGGACGCTGGCGTGACGCGGTGAGGCGCGGGCGCCTGGTCCGCTTATGCCGCGATGAATTCCGGATGCCGGGCATCTCCGCTCCGTCCCGGCGGGGGCGGGACGGAGCGGGTGCAGACGTCAGCAGCCGCGCGCGGGCGGGTGTTTGACGTCGAGGACGAACCGCTCCGGCGAGTGGAGCGTGAACGTCTTGTAGACGGGCTTGGAGTGGAACGCGGCCCCGAAGGTGACGACCCCCTCGAAGTCGCCTGTCAGGGCGACACCCTTGAGGGCGGGCAGCCAGATCTTCTGCAGCCGGGGGCCCTTGTAGACGGACTTGCCCGCGTCGTTGTGAGCGGCGGCGGGGGAGAGCTTGATCTCCAGGAAGTGTTTCCCGGCGAGCGGGACCTTCTTCCCCGAGCCGTCGTAACGCAGCTCCTTGACCGGCTTCACGGTGACCGGGGGCATGGTGCGCCGGACATCGATGACCAGACGGTCGAAGGTGCAGTGGCCGCCCCACCGTGCGTTGACGACGAGAGCGGTCTTGGGGACGGACTGCCAGGACGCCGGGGACTGCGTCGCGGCGGAGGCAGGAATCGTGGCGCTGACTCCTGCGGTGAGAAGGAGGCCTGCGGCAACGGCAGCGAGGCGTGGGCGTGGGTTCATGATGCCCCCCATTTCTCCTGATACGGGGACAGTGCTGTCATCGGTGGAGACATCTGCGGGAACGGTATGGTTGCACTGGATATCCCATGATTACCTGCTAATTTCTGTCTTCGGGCATCCCATACGCCGTGGAGGGCGACTGCCGAGGTCCGTGATCCGCAGCGGTCAGGTGCGGAAGACCCCGGCGAGGTGCGCGGGCAGCTCGGTGGCGGCGGCCGCGGGAGCCAGCCGCAGGCTCAGATAGCCGTCCGGCCGGACCAGGAACACGGTCGGTCCCTGCACGCGGTAGACGCGCCTGAACTCTCCCCGGCTGTCATGGCAGACCGGCATCTCCAGACCGTCGGCCTGTGCGTCGGCGCCGAGAACAGCACAGGCGTCCACCTGCCCGTGCGTCAGACTCCGGGCCATTGCCGCCAGCTCGTCGAACTGCGCCGCCGGGATGTCGTCCTCCGCGTAGAACAGCAGGGTGTGGCCGCGGTCGCGGATCAGGTCGAACAACCGCATGGGGAAGGCGGCGACAGGGCCGAGGAGACCACCGCAGTCCGGGGCCCGGTCGCCGGCGTCGGGTCCGTCCTGCCCAGCGGTGCGCGCTCCGACGATCGGGCTGCCGGGGTAGGCCACCAGCAGCTGGGCCTCGCGCATCATGACCGTCGCCGGGTCGTCCGGGTCGGCCTCCACGCCGACGGTCGCATGGCGCACGGTGCGGCCCACCACCTCCTCGCCCACCGGCCGCCGCTCGGCGTCGTAACTGCCGAGCAGCTGTGGATGCCCGGTCCCCGCCACGGCGAGCGCCAGCTTCCAGGCCAGGTTGTACGCATCCTGGATGCCGGTGTTCATGCCCTGCGCGCCGGTCGGCGGATGGATGTGCGCGGCGTCCCCCGCGACGAAGACCCGGCCGTCCGAGTAGCGGTCCACCAGCCGGTGGCTGATGCGGAAGACGGACGCCCAGCGCATCGCGGACGCGGTGGTCGGCTCCGGCGAGAGCCGGTCGAGTACCGCCTGGATGTGCTCCAGCCCGGGTCTGCGGCCGCTCTCCAGGCCATGGACGACCTGGTCGCCGTCCGACTGCTTCACGGAGAGCTCCGGCGGGACCAGCATGGACATGCGGTAGCGGGAGCGGCCGGGCAGCGGGATGCAGACCAGCAGGTCGTCGGTCGTGCCGTCGCTCTGGTGCAGGGCACGCACTCCGTAGCCCGGCGGCAGGCTCCAGTCGACCTCCACGTCGGCCAGCATGTATTCCTCGGGGAACGCGCCGCCTTCGAAGGTGAGCCCGAGTGTCTTGCGGACGATGCTGTGCGCACCGTCGCAGCCGACGAGGAAGCGGGATCTGACCTCTTCCTCCCTACCGGACGAAGTGGTGAGCCGGCTCCACACTCCGCCCGCGTCCTGCTGGAACGAGACCAGCTCCGTACCGCGCTCTATCCGGGTGTCCCAGCGCCCGAGGTGCTCCTCGATGAGTCGCTCGGTCTCGTACTGCGGCAGAGCGGCGAAGCCGTACGGGACGTCCGGCGGCAGCTTGAGGTCGATGCGCATGCGTTCTGTGCCGTTGACGTACATCAGCTGCCCGCGCATCGGCACGGCGGCGTCCAGGGCGGCACGCACCATGCCCATCCGGTCCCAGATCTCCAGAGTCCTGGGCTGGATTCCCACGGCCTTCGCGAACGGCAGGCGGGCGGGCAGCTTGTCGATGATGCGGCACCTGACGCCACGCCGGCGCAGTTCCACCGCCGCCGTCAGCCCGACCGGGCCCGCGCCCGCTACCAGCACATCGGTGTGCACCACTGGCAACTCCCGTCGAAGAGACCCCCTGTGCGCGACGGACGGCATCCCGTTTCTCATAGTCCCCCTGCTGGGCGCGTCCGGCGACTTCTGCGTCGCCGACAGGCGGCCGCGTACGGCGCATACGACACGCACGCCCAAGACGCCGTCGCGGCGGACGGCGCCTCGGGCATGCGGGAACGGCCCCTGCCCGCACAAATGCGGCTCGACGACATACGGGACGAACCCCGCGGCGCCTCGCCACTTGTCCCTGTCAAGCGGCCCAGGTTGCCGATCGCCCGAGGTAGGAGAAGAAGACGTCCTCGGGGTCGTAGCGTGCCTTCAGCCGGCCCAGGCGGTCCCAGTCGGACGGACTGAAGGAGCGGTGGGCTCGGGAGGGGGCGGCCGTGAGGTCGGCTTCCGCGATGTAGTGGCCCGTACCGAGGGGTTTGACGGTTCGCATGGCGTGGCGCAGCCAGCCGATGTTGGCGTCGTCCTGGGCCGGGGAGTCCCAGAGCGCGTACGGGACGACATAGCTGTCGCCGAGCACCGAGAAGGCCATCTCGTGCTGAAGTGTCTTTTCCCGTGAGACCGGTGACACGGGAGCGAGTACGAGGGACTTCTCCGAAGGGGCGGTGGCGACCACAGGGGCCAGCCTGGACAACAGGGTTTCGTAGTCCGCGCCCGACCACAGCGTGTCGGCGCTGCAGCGGTGGCTCGCCGGCCACAGGGAATCGGAGGTCTCGTAGAGGGCCTCGGAGGAGGTCGGTTCGTCGACCTGGCTGAAGATGGCGTGGTCGGCGAGCGGGCAGACCCGCAGCGGCCCGAGGGAGCGGATCGCCTCGTCCTGGCTGTCCGCGAAGGCGGTGGCCGCGACGATGATCACCTTGGGCCTCGGTGTGGCCGCCGACATGGCCGGGTCGGCCGTGCCGAGTACGAAGGACAGCTCGACGGTCGGCGGAAGTTCGGTGGCGGCCTCCGTGGCCCAGCGGGTCACGGGTACGACGTCCGCCAGCGGAAAGGCGTACGTGGTCGCGATGATTGCCGCCGGGCGTGGATACAGAGCCAGGCGGAAGCCGGTGACAATCGCGAAGAAACCGGGGCCGGCTCCGCGCGCCGCCCAGAACAGGTCGGAGTTCTCGTCCTCGTCGCAGCTGACGACCTCGCCGGCGGCGGTTACGGCTTCGATCTGCCGCACGCTCGCGCAAGCCGGTCCCAGCGCGCCGGAATTCCAGCCGAGACCGCCGCTGAGGAGATATCCGCCGACGGCGACGGATCCGCAGTGCCCGGTGGGGAAGGCCAGGCCGTACCGGGAGAGTTCGCAGGCGAGTGCGCCGCCGGTGGCGGCGGGCTGGACGGTTGCTGTGGCTGGGGGGTCGACATGGGTCCGGTTGAGGGCGGAGAGGTCGATGAGCATGCCCCCGTCGCGCAGTGGCGAGCCGCACCAGCTGTGCCCGCCCGACCGTACGGCGATGCGCAGACCTTCGGAGCGGGCCAGTGCCACGGCTTCCGGGACATCGCGTTCCGAGGCGACCCGGACGATCACCTCCGGGAACCGGGGAGGCTTGAGCCCGTTCCACAGGATGCCCTGCCAAGCGCTCTCGTATCCGGGGTCGCCCCGCCGGACGATGTCTCCCTCGATACCCCGCGCCTGCGTCTGTCCACCCATGATGACCCCATTGGTCGACTGGTTGTCAGCCCGTGGTCCGGCCGAATATTTCAGGAGGAAGACCCCCGGCACAGCATCACGACCAGGGCGCCCGCGACTTGCGTACGCGCGGAACGTGCCCGGTCGGGCAGTAGTCGGAACGCGAGGGCTCGGTTGACCAGCGGCATCATTACCCAGGCCAGGATGGAGGCGCTCAGTACATGGGATAGGGACAGGCTCACGCGCTGACAGGCGTCAACCCACCCCTCCCGGACTTCTGAGAGGTCGCAACGGTCGCGCCGTCGCCGCCCGGGGCGCGGCTTGCGGCAACGCCCATACGGAAGAGCTTACTGCGTAGGGGAGTTATCGGACAAATTGGAGACTTCGCCTCAGCGAGCAGTGAAGCGGAGGTTCGACGTGGAGTACGAGGGTTTCTGGCCGAGGCGGTACGGCCGGCCACCAAGTCCGTGGAGGAGGGTCCCGGATACTCAACGGGCGCTCGATCTGCATCAGCGGCGCCCCGTGCCCGATGTGCACGAGTGCCGTCCACTGGTCGCGGACCGACAACGCCTCTTGCAGCTGCGCCTTGAAGGCCACGCGTGAGATCGGATTCGACGACGTCGGCCAGGACGAGGACTTCATGAATGAATGTCGACTCCATGATCTGCCGACCCATCAGAACGCGGCCGGAGTTCGCCGGGACGGAACCAGGAGGAGCTGCCGGGCGGAATCCGTACTGAAACCCGATGACCTCGGCGCCTGGGCGGTCTCGGGGAGGCTGGACCCCGAAGATTCATCTCGCCTGCGAACGAGGACAGTGATCATTGTCGTGCTGGTCACTGCCGCGCAGCATGGAGGCAGCCCGCACTTCGACGGCCGTCATGGAAGCCGTCCGGGTTCCGGGCTCGGGCTGGGCGCACCCCGCGTCCGCCCACCCGCAAGGACCAGAACATACCGAAACGCAGCACGACGGCCGGCCCTTCACGGGGCCGGCCGTCCGCAGCCCTCGGGCTGTCGCGGCCGGAACCGCATCGCTCGCTTGCCGAACATGAGCGCGCGACACCAGAACTCACTCACATTGGTCACGGCCGTCGCCGAGAAGCAACACCCCGAGGCGCAGCGCAACGACTCCCGCAGAGGCTGACGCGGCCACGGAGGGTGCCGATGCCTGTCAGCCCTGCTGTTCGCTGATGTTGACCAGCCAGGTGATGCCGAAGCGGTCTGTGCACATGCCGAAGACGTCGCCCCACATCTGCTTCTCCATCGGGACCGAGACCGTGCCGTCGCCGGAGAGTTTGTCCCAATAGCCGCGCAGTTCGTCGGCGTCCTCCCCGCTCAGGCTCACGGAGATGTTGTTCCCTGGCTTGTGCTCCATCCCCGGCGGGGTGTCGGAGCCCATGAGCGTGAAGCCGCTGTCGGTCTCGAGCATGCTGTGCATGATTTTGTCGGCGGCGTCTCCGGCCTCTTTCTCGCCGAAGTCACCGTATGTGTTCACCGTCAGGGTGCCGCCGAAGATCCCCTTGTAGAACTCCATGGCTTGCCGGGCGTCGCCGTTGAAGCTGATGTACGGGTTGAGTCGAGAAGGCACGAGATGTTCCCTTCGTGATGAGACGTCAGTTCTGGCAGATTAGGCGGTGTACTGCCGGGGGTCGGGGCGACTCCCCGGCCCTTGAACGTCGGCCTGATGCGCCTGCTGTGCGGTCCGGTGACGCGGCAGCGTGATCCCGAGTGGAACGGCAGTGTGTCTCCACGAGGTGCAGTTTCGAGACCTCGGTTGCGCCCTCGAACAGCCGACGGCCACGCCCGAGGGCGCCCGGCGCGCGGAGGCCGATGTGCGCTGAACCGCTCCTCTGCCTCAGGGGCCGCTGCTGGCACGGGTGTTGGACTGTTCCCTCACAGGAGGTCAGGTGGCCGGCGCCCTTTCCGCGGCTTCAAGGTGTGACTGCCCGGCGTGCTGTTGACGCTGCGCCCAGCGGACGGCACATGGCGCTGCCAGGCCCGTCAGGGTGAACAGTGCTCCTACGACGTACCACCCGGGCCGGCCCCAGGTGATGCAGAGGGAGATGAGCAGGGTTGGCCCGAGGGCTTCGGCCAAGCCGGCACCCAGTCCGAACGCGCCCAGGTACTGGCCGGTGGCGTGCTGTGGGGCGAGGGCGAAGGACACCTCGAAGCCTGCGGCAGAGTGCCACAGCTCGCCGATCGTATGGATCACCACCGCGGTCATGAGCAGCGTTGCGGCTGCCCATGCCGGCATCCCGGCGGACAGCGAAATGAGCGAGCAGGAGACGAGGAAGGCGATGCCTGATCGACGGTAGGCGGCCGCCCCCCTCGCTGGGGAGTCAATGGTGCGGCTGGCTCGTACCTGAAGCGCGATGACCATGACGGTGTTGATGACCATGGTGCCCGAGATGAGCCAGCGCGGGGCGGTGGTGGCCCCCACCAGCCAGAGCGGGATGGCTACGGTGAGCACCTTGAACTGGATGGCCATGATGCCGTCGACGGCAGTGATCAGAAGGTAAGGCCGGTCTCGCAGGGCGATCCAGCGAGGGCCGTGGACAATGGGCCCGGGCTTGACCGGTGGCAGGAAGACCAGGATCGCCGCGGAGGCTGCGAAGGCGATCGCGTTGCCGATGACCAGAAGCTGGTAGGCGGTGAGGGTGCCGACCTGGACGGCCCAGCCTGCCAGCAGGGCGCCGAGGGAAATGCCGATGTTGGTCACGGCACGGAGATAGGCGCGGAATTCCTGCGGCCGGTCTCCGCCGTAGTGCCTGATGAGCGGACTGCGTGCAGCCAGTCCGGCCGCCTTCGCCCCGGTGGCTGTGCAGATGGCGAGGACGAACGGCCAGAAGCTGTCCGCCAGTACGAAGCCGGCCGTTGCCAGTGCCTGGACGACAAGGGTGGTCGCGTAGATGCTGCGTGCTTCGTGCGTGTCCGCGAGATGGCCGACGGCGATGCCCGCGGCCAGCGAGACAACACCGGCGATGCCGAGTCCGAGCCCCACCTGGCTTGCCTGAAGGTGAACCGCCTGAGTGAAGTACAGCACCCCGGCGGTCAGGAAGAGGCCGCTGCCGACGGTATAGACGAAGTTCGAGGCGGAGATGACGCGTTGTGGTCCGGCATCCGGTATCAGATGGGGCATGACGTGGCTCCGCGTCCAGGGCAGGTGGTAAGGGCCCGTCAAGCTTGTTGCATATTACTTGCAAGAGCAAGACTCTTGCGACGATGCGAGCGTGAGGCTTCGTCCGGCCTCATGGGCGGCGCTGCCGCCGCGGAGGATGAGGACTTCCTGGACGAGGCCCGGTGATGCGGGGGTGCTGTACCGCTGCTTCTGCAGGAGCCGCCAGGTCTGCCCTCACTGAAGGCCTGCGTCCTGGGGGTCCGGCCTCGGGGAACATCGGTACAGCGGTTAACGCCAAGCCGGTGATCATGGCCCCGTGGTAGTTCCGAGGGTGCTGACGCGGTTCGCGTACTCGTGGCGGGCCTTGCGTTGTGCTGGAACCGCCGCAGTGCCGTCGAGGGGCTGGCAGCGGTCGAGGAGTTGGCGGTGGACCGCGGGCACGGCGGTGATGCGCAGGGTGTAGCCCTGGCCGCGTCGTACGGTCACGCCCTGGTCGAGCGTGGCGCGCTCGGCGGGCTCCAGGTCGGCGACGCGGAGGAAGTCGGCGACCTTGCCCGGCATGTCGAGGATGACCGGCAACTCGGGGCCGGGGCGCCCGGGGTGACGGCCAGGCGGCCCGGCTTGCGGCCCTTCCACGACCCGACCCGAGAAGCGGACGCTCCCGGCGCCCCGATGGCAGCACCAACGTCATGAAGTGGGGGCGGCGCAAGCCCGCACGGCCCGTGGACACCGACCGCGACCTCGCTCACATTCGGCAAGAGCTGAGCGTCACGCCGGCGGCCGGGTGAGCTTGGCGGCCACGGCGTCGAGGACCCAGTCCAGGCCGGTCGCGAAGGATGCCTCGGCGTCCACGTCCGTGCCGTCGTACACGGCCTTGGTCAGCGCCGGGAAGCGGCCCGTGGCCAACATTCTCGTCACATGCGGGCCGGAGGCGCGCTGCCAGTCGCGCTTGGACAGGCCCGTGGCGCGCTCGGCCCGCAGGTTCGTGATCTCGCGCCTGATCGCGCCAGTGAAGTAGGCGCTGACAGTCTCCACGGCGCGCATGACGGTGTCGAGGTCGGCGAGGCCGTCGAGGGCGGCCAGCGTGGCCTCGGCCACGGCGAGGCCGTTCGGGCCCAGGGTCGGGCGGCCGCCGAGCAGGTCGGCCAGCCATTCGTGACGGAGAGCGGCCTGCCTGGTGCGGTGGGCGAGGATGCGCAGCGCCTCCCGCCAGTCACCGGGCTGCTCCTCGGGGAGAACCTCGGCGTGGACCTCGTCCACCATGAGGTCGAACAGCTCCTCCTTGGTGGAGATGTATCCGTACAGCCGCATCGGGCCGGCGTCCAGCCGGGCGGCGACCTTGCGCAACGACACCGCCTCCAGCCCGCCCTCGTCGGCCAGCGCGATGGCGGCGGCGACGATCCGCTCCCGGTCGAGCGGCACGGGGCGATTCGGCGGCTCCGGCCGGTCCCACACAGTCATGGTCACACCTTCTGTTGCGATGCATCGTCATGGGGGAATACAGTGTATCGACATGAGACATCGTATCGCAGTGGTCGGGAGCGGCCCTGCCGGCCTTACCTTCGCCCGCGTCCTGCACCGCCATGATTACCCCGTCGCCGTCCTCGAACGCGATCCCGCCCCCGACGCCCGCCCCCCGGGCGGCACGCTGGACCTGCACGAAGGGCTGGGCCAGCTCGCGCTGGACAAGGCGGGGCTGCTGGCGGAGTTCCAGGCGCTGTCTCGTCCCGAGGGGCAGGCCATGCGCATCCTGGACGTGGACGGGACCGTCCTGCGCGACTGGCGACCCCGTCCAGATGACCGGGCCAATCCCGAGATCGACCGCGGGCAACTCCGTGACCTGCTGCTCGGCCCTCTCGACGTCCGGTGGGGGCGGGGCGTGACGCAGGTGGTGCCGGGGACCCGGGATGGCGTACTGGTCCATTTCGCGGACGGGCGACAGGAGACGTTCGACCTCGTAGTCGGCGCGGACGGCGCCTGGTCCCGGATCCGCCCGGCGGTCTCGTCGGTGACTCCGCACTACACCGGCGTCACCTTGGTCGAGACCTCCCTGGACGACGTCGACACCCGCCACCCTGACCTCGCCCGGTTGATCGGTGACGGTTCCGTGGCTGTGTACGGCGTGAACCGAGCTCTCGTCGCCCAGCGCAACAGCGGCGGCCACGTCAAGGTGTACGCCCAGTTCCGCGCGCCGCTGGACTGGCACACGAACCTGGACCTGGCCGACGTCGAGGCCGTGCGATCGAGCCTGCTGGCCCTGTTCGACGGCTGGGCCGCTCCCGTCCTCGACCTCCTCCGCCACGGCACCGCTTTCGTCCACCGCCCCCTCTACGTCCTGCCCGTGTCCCACACCTGGACCCACGTCTTCGGGGTGACGCTACTGGGCGACGCCGCCCATCTGATGCCCCCATTGGGGGCGGGCGCGAACCTCGCGATGCTGGAAGGCGCCGAACTCGCCGAGTCCATCGCCACCGGCTCTGGAGATCTGGACGAAGCCGTCCGCGCCTTCGAGGAACAGATGTGGGAACGGGCCGGCAGGTGGGCGAAGATCACGATGGCCGGTCTGGAACGCCTCGTGAGCCCGGACCCCGCCGAAGCCCTCGCCCTCTTCGACCAAGTCCAGCCTTCCTGACTGCCAGGCGCGAGAGCACCAGCACCAACAGCTCGCCACGGCTTCACGGGACAGTCCGGCACCGTCGCGGTCCCTTCCGGCAAAACCACCGTTAGACGAACGCACGGACGCCTGCACCGAACGCAGCCCTCAGCCCGCTACCGCCAAAATCCGGTCCGACCCTCCTCGCGGGCCGGACAGCATCGCGCTGCCGCTGGAGGGGCGAGGGCGCACTTCAGTCCGCGTCGTCCTCGTCCTCGTCGAGCTCGGGCGTATCCGGGTCGCGCAGCGGGCGCAGGGCGCCAGCGGCCGGGACGCTGGCGCTGAAGCTGTAGCGGCCGAGCAGGTTCAGGTTGCGGTGCTTGAGCGGGGAGAGCCGGGCGATGTCCTTGTCGCGGATCTCGTGGCCCTCGGCGCCGGAGTTGGGCGACGGCGGCGTCGATGTACCGCGTCGTCCAGAGCACGAGGGCGTTGAGGACCAGGCCGAGTGCACCGAGCTGGTCCTCCCGTCCCGGTACGCCTGGTGGATGGTGCCGCGCTTGCCGTGGCACACGTCCCGGGCGAGCTTGTGCCGGGATTCCTGCACGATGAGCTGCCGGTTCATCTGCCGCCATTGCACGGGCTAACGAATGATGGACCGCGCGATACGGAAGCCCACGTCGTCGACCTGGAAGGTGGGGTGACTCCGGCGTCGCGCGGAGGCCCGGCAGCTCCATTGCTCGTCGAACCAGCCGCCGCCACGCAGCACCCGGTAGGCGCCGTAGACCTCGGCGTCGTAGATGTCCCAGCACCAGTCCCAGACGTTGCCGAGCATGTCGTACAGGCCCCACGCATTCGGCTGCCTGTCGCCCACGTCATGGATGCGCTCGCGCGAGTTGCCGCGGTACCAGGCGATCTCGTCGAGCGGCCCGTAGCGCGGCCCGGTCGTACCGGCACGGCAGGCGTGCTCCCACTCAGCCTCGGTCGGCAGCCGGTACCCGTCGGCGGAGGCGTCCCACTCGATGCCTTCGCCGTCGGCATGAAGGTGATAAGCGGACGCCAACCCGTCGCGCTGGGACAGGGCGTTGCAGAACCGGACTGCGTCCCACCAGGAAACGCTCTCGACGGGCAGCCGGTCTCCCTGTGCGGCGCTCGGGCGCTGCCCGGTGATGTGTGTGTACAGCGCCTGCGTGACCGGGAACGCGGCGAGTTCGTAGGGGGCAAGACTGACCGGCCAACTGCGCTGCGTTCGCCGGTCCGACAGCGTTACCTGCCCCGGCGGGATGGCGATCATCTCGATTCGCGCCTTCGGGTCCATGATCAGGCGATCCTACCGGCAGCGGTCCTGGAAGACCGCGTGACCAGACCTTCCACACCGCGCACAGCGACGACGGGCCCTGCTGACGTCGTACGGACCGACCGGCATGATCAAAACTTGCTCGGATCGCCGAGATGACCCTCCGCCGGATCCGGTCACTCGCGCTCGTCGGCGAAATCCTGGTGCGGGTCGACGGTGCCGGAGCCACCACGACCTGCTCACGCACCTCGAAGCCCTCAACACCGCACCCCGCACGGCCCGTTACGCTGTCGGCTGGAAGATCGGCGAGGCGGACGAGCAGGCGATCGCCAAGCTGCCGGAAACAGCGTGCAAGACCTCCTTGCAACAGGACGGCACACTGCAGGACGGTTACGCGGTCGCGTAACTGACCGCGCTCAACACCCGTGGAGGCTGGCCGGCGGGCATGCGGCTGATCGTGCGCCGGGTCAAACTTTCCCGTCGGCAGATGAAGAACCTCACCGCCTTCGAGACCAGGACCGGCTGGCGTTACTCGGTAACCGCTACCAACATCCGGCACATGTGGGGCATTGCCGGTTCACAGCACGCGCAGTGGCTCGACGTCCTGCACCGCTCGCATGCGGTCGTGTCGGACCGGGTGCGCTGTGACAAGGCCAGCGGCTTGCACAACTTGATGTCTGACGAATCGAGGTTGGGTGAAGGGCTGTCCGAGGGCGTCATTGCGGGATCTGGCCATCAAAGCTGGGGCCCGCTGCTTCCAGATTGTCAATGACGCGGACTGTGACTACCGCATAGAGAACATGCGGGATGATGTCTGAGACCCAGTCCGAGGTTGCCCAGGTCCGTGGATCCGTGATTCCCAAAAGAATGATCGGCGCATTTGTGACCGTTAGGGCAAAGAGAGATGCAACGACATAGCGGGAAGCCTTCGTTGGAGGCCAACCAGCAGCCTGTGCCAATGACAGTGCCGCCCCCATGCCCAGCCCCACGGTGTATCCAATCAAGGGGCCCAGGCCGGCGATCCGGTTCTCCAGGATCTGATCGTCCCCGGGGATTCGAATACGGAGCTTCGCGGCAAGGCTGCGCACCGTGATCTCAGGTGTATCGCTGATGGGCC includes:
- a CDS encoding PadR family transcriptional regulator, yielding MLELAILGFLADGPLHGYQLRRQVTHLSGHTRPVSDGSLYPAINRLVKAGLLDRRTEPGAAAAQRHTLRLTEAGRAELLRRLREPDDLDVSDSTRYFTILAFLSLLPDTADQHAVLRRRLEFLEQPASFFHDGDGPVRAEDAGDPYRRGMLLIARATSQAERTWLRGTLA
- a CDS encoding FAD-dependent monooxygenase, translated to MVHTDVLVAGAGPVGLTAAVELRRRGVRCRIIDKLPARLPFAKAVGIQPRTLEIWDRMGMVRAALDAAVPMRGQLMYVNGTERMRIDLKLPPDVPYGFAALPQYETERLIEEHLGRWDTRIERGTELVSFQQDAGGVWSRLTTSSGREEEVRSRFLVGCDGAHSIVRKTLGLTFEGGAFPEEYMLADVEVDWSLPPGYGVRALHQSDGTTDDLLVCIPLPGRSRYRMSMLVPPELSVKQSDGDQVVHGLESGRRPGLEHIQAVLDRLSPEPTTASAMRWASVFRISHRLVDRYSDGRVFVAGDAAHIHPPTGAQGMNTGIQDAYNLAWKLALAVAGTGHPQLLGSYDAERRPVGEEVVGRTVRHATVGVEADPDDPATVMMREAQLLVAYPGSPIVGARTAGQDGPDAGDRAPDCGGLLGPVAAFPMRLFDLIRDRGHTLLFYAEDDIPAAQFDELAAMARSLTHGQVDACAVLGADAQADGLEMPVCHDSRGEFRRVYRVQGPTVFLVRPDGYLSLRLAPAAAATELPAHLAGVFRT
- a CDS encoding FAD-binding oxidoreductase is translated as MGGQTQARGIEGDIVRRGDPGYESAWQGILWNGLKPPRFPEVIVRVASERDVPEAVALARSEGLRIAVRSGGHSWCGSPLRDGGMLIDLSALNRTHVDPPATATVQPAATGGALACELSRYGLAFPTGHCGSVAVGGYLLSGGLGWNSGALGPACASVRQIEAVTAAGEVVSCDEDENSDLFWAARGAGPGFFAIVTGFRLALYPRPAAIIATTYAFPLADVVPVTRWATEAATELPPTVELSFVLGTADPAMSAATPRPKVIIVAATAFADSQDEAIRSLGPLRVCPLADHAIFSQVDEPTSSEALYETSDSLWPASHRCSADTLWSGADYETLLSRLAPVVATAPSEKSLVLAPVSPVSREKTLQHEMAFSVLGDSYVVPYALWDSPAQDDANIGWLRHAMRTVKPLGTGHYIAEADLTAAPSRAHRSFSPSDWDRLGRLKARYDPEDVFFSYLGRSATWAA
- a CDS encoding VOC family protein, producing MPSRLNPYISFNGDARQAMEFYKGIFGGTLTVNTYGDFGEKEAGDAADKIMHSMLETDSGFTLMGSDTPPGMEHKPGNNISVSLSGEDADELRGYWDKLSGDGTVSVPMEKQMWGDVFGMCTDRFGITWLVNISEQQG
- a CDS encoding MFS transporter, with amino-acid sequence MPHLIPDAGPQRVISASNFVYTVGSGLFLTAGVLYFTQAVHLQASQVGLGLGIAGVVSLAAGIAVGHLADTHEARSIYATTLVVQALATAGFVLADSFWPFVLAICTATGAKAAGLAARSPLIRHYGGDRPQEFRAYLRAVTNIGISLGALLAGWAVQVGTLTAYQLLVIGNAIAFAASAAILVFLPPVKPGPIVHGPRWIALRDRPYLLITAVDGIMAIQFKVLTVAIPLWLVGATTAPRWLISGTMVINTVMVIALQVRASRTIDSPARGAAAYRRSGIAFLVSCSLISLSAGMPAWAAATLLMTAVVIHTIGELWHSAAGFEVSFALAPQHATGQYLGAFGLGAGLAEALGPTLLISLCITWGRPGWYVVGALFTLTGLAAPCAVRWAQRQQHAGQSHLEAAERAPAT
- a CDS encoding TetR/AcrR family transcriptional regulator; translation: MTVWDRPEPPNRPVPLDRERIVAAAIALADEGGLEAVSLRKVAARLDAGPMRLYGYISTKEELFDLMVDEVHAEVLPEEQPGDWREALRILAHRTRQAALRHEWLADLLGGRPTLGPNGLAVAEATLAALDGLADLDTVMRAVETVSAYFTGAIRREITNLRAERATGLSKRDWQRASGPHVTRMLATGRFPALTKAVYDGTDVDAEASFATGLDWVLDAVAAKLTRPPA
- a CDS encoding NAD(P)/FAD-dependent oxidoreductase; this translates as MRHRIAVVGSGPAGLTFARVLHRHDYPVAVLERDPAPDARPPGGTLDLHEGLGQLALDKAGLLAEFQALSRPEGQAMRILDVDGTVLRDWRPRPDDRANPEIDRGQLRDLLLGPLDVRWGRGVTQVVPGTRDGVLVHFADGRQETFDLVVGADGAWSRIRPAVSSVTPHYTGVTLVETSLDDVDTRHPDLARLIGDGSVAVYGVNRALVAQRNSGGHVKVYAQFRAPLDWHTNLDLADVEAVRSSLLALFDGWAAPVLDLLRHGTAFVHRPLYVLPVSHTWTHVFGVTLLGDAAHLMPPLGAGANLAMLEGAELAESIATGSGDLDEAVRAFEEQMWERAGRWAKITMAGLERLVSPDPAEALALFDQVQPS
- a CDS encoding formylglycine-generating enzyme family protein: MDPKARIEMIAIPPGQVTLSDRRTQRSWPVSLAPYELAAFPVTQALYTHITGQRPSAAQGDRLPVESVSWWDAVRFCNALSQRDGLASAYHLHADGEGIEWDASADGYRLPTEAEWEHACRAGTTGPRYGPLDEIAWYRGNSRERIHDVGDRQPNAWGLYDMLGNVWDWCWDIYDAEVYGAYRVLRGGGWFDEQWSCRASARRRSHPTFQVDDVGFRIARSIIR